The following DNA comes from Lates calcarifer isolate ASB-BC8 linkage group LG2, TLL_Latcal_v3, whole genome shotgun sequence.
TTGATTAGAAGATTGCTTTCTGTGTACAGCTTCTTtgcctcaaacacaaacatcattttatttgtatgttcATTATAATTATGGTAAATGAGTTTACTTCCAGCTACAGTAGAGTTCACCCACTCTTACAAGGAGAAAATTCAACTTGACATTGATGATTTCAGGTAATTCATCAACTATAAGACAAGACAGGAGAGACAGCTGTAATTCATCACCCTTTCTGAGCCCTGAATTTGTCCTCTTCTTTGCTTCAGTTTCTCATACAGCACCGCCATGTAATTGACCCGTGATTATATAATTATAGCTTGTTGGTGGCCCTTTCTCTTTTGTATCTTTACATTTCTCAACTGGAATGGATAAGGAGGAGGAATGTGCTGTGAGAAGTTGAAAGACCACTTTAATTAATCCCTGTCACCTCTCCACCTTGTCTTTACCATGTGCTTAACTTTCAGTGAGACATTACCATAGAAACGGAGCCCAGTAGTTAGGTTTACTCAGACATACACTCATCACACTTATATTCTTATTCTCTGTAGCTATTTTATTAGACAAAACAGATGGCTCTCAAAGAGCATGGTTCGCTTAACatagcataaaaactggaaacaggaggaaacagtgagcCTGACTCTGTCTAGAAGTAACAAAATCCTCCTTtaagcacctctaaagctcactaatcaACACCTTATATCATGTTTGTGTGACTGAAGTGACAATGTGTAATTTTAATGGGAGGGCCGGACTATTTTTATTGGTCAGGACCAGTAACTTCCTGGagcctctgctgtttttcctaCAACAACTGCTCCTAACCAAAAAGTAGTCCAGCACATAACACTCcccaaaacagaaaatggtgtGTTTAAATCCATTTAGAAGTTTTGTCCCTTCAACTGACAAGcctctgaaactgaaaaagtCACTCCTATGTTCCCAGATTCCTATGTTCCCTGACTCTATGTAGCACATAACGGGAACCTGAAATAGATGTTTCCCAGCTGTTCATTTAATATGACATGAGCTGTTGTGGGAACTCTTTTAAAATGGTGTTAAATGGATTTTCTGTTCCCTAATGTGCTGTATGGCTTTCAGCGTAATAGGCCTACATTTGAGGGAACTAATCAGATGGGTTGAGTTTAGGGCTGTTGTGGTTAGATTGCTGTTTTGAAGCCTTGTTCCAATAACCAGACTGGATAATATACATAtgattattagtattattttatACTCAAAACAGGTCAAATTTGACCCAAGACAATGGGAGAGTTAATGTGTGTTAACAGAATATTGAACTGGGGAACACATGACAGTGGGAACATAAATACTACTTCAATCAACCACCACACTCCTGTGTCTTCTGTCTTGCTAGCTGTCAAGTTTTCTACTGTACCTCACCAACTCCACTTCCATTTGTGATGGACAAACATACCACACACTCTTGCAGCTGACAGACTTGGTTCTCGTTGCAGACATGCTCATGTTTCAAAGAAAAGATTCTTTTTGCCACAGATCTTAGTCTCAGCTGTCAGTATCCCATCTCATGAATGATGTCTtattaaatagtttttttcccccacgTAGCACAGGAAACATCCAAATTgtgattaatgttttttctATTGTGCTGGTCTCTTACaatttatctttctctctcgcatttattcagagaaaaaatgtgtttttgtgcagtgGTGTTcatcagtcttttcttttcttttctaaatgttgctgtatacagtatgtatatgaatatggagaggaggagatttaCTCTTCACGGCTCTGATTGGTGTGAGGGTAAAGGTGGGGCGGATACGAAGCGCACAGGACGCGCTGGACAGCAGAGGAGTTGGACAGATGCACTAGGTGTGGGTGTTAAACCTACATCCATTGCGTCCCACCACTGGAAAACAAACGGACACTGACGACCGACGAGACTTCGCTCCTCTTGTGATTTTTAAACACTTGGGGTCCCGGACACGCGCCAAAGGCTAAACCCACAGCCTCCCTGTACATGACTGTAAGTTTGTTTCTTCTTTGGCTGCAGTATGTTCTCCCTGTAATTCGTGCTTACACGGAGGAGAGAAACGTGCGTAGTATTTCCTATCTGTCTTTTTACAGATGTGGACATCAGACTCTGTTATTGAACTGTTTAGGCTGTAGTTCAAATGATTCAAAGTCTTGTTGCTCTCctcagttttatgtgtgtggcTGGAATCGGGATATTCCTCAAAATAAAAAGCTATCATCTGGTTAAGAGTTTTAAACTGAAGTTAAATTTAGTGCTTTGGCTGCAGAATAAGAAAAtgcttttaattattaatatgaGGTTCCGCCTGTATCCACATTTTCTAGACACTTCAATGCCATGAGCGCGCTGTTTCTctttggggggagggggggggaaATCCCTTTCGGTATTActaataacagaaaatgttgaaaatgagaaagcgagagagagcTTTGTGCTAAATTGTGCTTAAACGATCTGTGGTTTGcatcaaacacatttacatcaaCACGCTTTACGTGTCAGCTATTCTACCAGCAATTTCTTCCTTGTTTATGATAATGGATTCTCTTTTCTGGAATACATCAGGAAAAAATGGTATAAACTACATGTTACGTGTCCATGAGAGGTCTCAGAGAAGtcttaagtgtttttttttccaatggcAAGAATCACTCTGAAATACTTCTATCCAGATGATGTTctgtttatatttacagagTCAGTCTAATGTTAGTGATGCAGCTCTGATGTGCTGTGCAGGTGTGAGGACTACACTACGAAGCCTGCCATTCACTCATTCAATGAACATTGGATTAAAATCCACCTGCATGTGTCATGTTTGCACTtaaagtcaaaaatgtaaagatgGCTTTTGCTCCAACGCCAAAGATTAATTATAAATTGAAAAGATGATCTTGTTATTTACATCTCTTAATGATGTAAATAAGAGAatcattttcatctttcctgTTCTCAGACCCAGTAGAGAATTAAAGCAGGTTGTAGAAGAGATTGTATTACTATCACATACACTCTAGGAAACATGCACGTGTATAACTTTGTACAATGTGATATTAGCTAAATGTACTGTATTCGTATTTCACGTTCCTCACAGTTTGTTAGTTCCATCTTTCCACCTCACTGAATTGCAATGCGAATGATGCTTCCATATATGCATATTACTTCCTCTTGATGAACTGCTGTATTATTCATTCATCGAATGTTTACTGTTTCTCTTGTGACAACAGTTTGTGTGGCTGAGCTGCGCCCACTCCATGGCCCCCTGACTCATCCATCCTGTAGCTGGTTGATTcagtctttttgttttactcttGTTAACAGCGCTGTGCTCTCCACGGCGGATGAGCATTATGTTTCTTCCTCTGCGAACCTCAGAAAATGAATGCCACTCTGTGTGACTCCGCGGTGACCATGTATCACCTGACGACAGACCACCAGCCGAACGCCAGCTGCAACtgctcctctcccccctccacctGGACAGCGGGAGGCGACGCCCCACAGCTGCCAACGTTCTCCACAGCGGCCAAAGTCAGAGTGATCATCACCTTCATTCTCTGCGCCGTGTCGGCCTTCTGCAACCTCGCTGTGCTGTGGGCGGCACACAGCGATGGGAAACGCAAATCCCACGTCAGGGTGCTGATCATCAATCTGACGGTGGCTGATCTGCTGGTGACCTTCATCGTGATGCCTGTGGATGCAGTGTGGAACATCACAGTCCAGTGGCTTGCTGGGGACTTTGCCTGCAGGCTGCTGATGTTTCTGAAGCTGCAGGCGATGTACTCGTGCGCCTTTGTCACTGTGGTGATCAGTCTGGATAGGCAGTCAGCCATCCTCAACCCTCTGGCTATCAATGAGGCCAGAAAGAGGAACAGAATCATGCTGTCTGTGGCGTGGGGGATGAGTGTCATGCTGTCAGTCCCTCAGGTAAGGTCAGGTAACAGCATGTGCCAGGGTGCAGGCATGATATCATTTCATTAGGCTATAATGTGGTTTACATCAAGGGTCCTGCCCAACAAGTGGCGTTTACAGAGAAACATGACCACTTTCTATATTCCGATCAAAGCCCTTTACATGACTATTTTATATCTTGCGATTTACTGTTAGTTCCacaagaaatattttaaagacagaaaaacctgGTAACAAAAAGGCAAGTGTGCAGCTGCCAGGTGACTTCCCAAACCCTGTTTGAAAAGAAGAGCTTCTTgccaacattaacatttattattCACCATGTGAGACGTTATGGAGGCGAGTGTCAAACTAAATGTCAGTGCAGGtacatttatacaaaaatgTGAAGCCTATGAACGTATAGGGAGAGCTTATCTATGTTCCCAGGGTCCGTTGTTCCCAAATTCAATTATCTGTTAGCACACATTGACCCTTCTATGGTGTTCAGGTCAAGTTTGACCTGTTTCAAGTTAGAATATTTCATAAACATCATCCTTGTGTTATTGTAACAAGGCTTTGAAACAgctatataaacacaacaaccctAAAATTTAACCCATTTGATTAGTTCCCTCAAGTGTAGGCCTATTACACTGAAAGCCATACAGCACGTTAGGGAACAGAAAACCCATTTAACGAGTTCCCACAACAGCTCATGTCATATTAAGTGAACAGCTGGGAAACATCTATTTCAGGTTCCCATTATGTGCTATATACAGTAGAGTCTGGGAACAAAGGAATCTGGGAACATAGGAGTGACTCTTGAGGCTTGTCATTTGAAGGGAAGAGCAGTGCTGGGGAACAGAAAGCCCATTTGATGAGTTCACACAGATCCCCACGTCATATTAAGCAAATACAGACCTTTGGGACATCCTTTTCAGGTTCCCATTATGTGCTACACACATCCACTTTACATGCAATTGCATGGCCTCTGAAACATTTACAGTTATGACGCACTATGTCATTCAAGGCAACAGCAGCCTGTGGctctttatgtgtttttaatagacGTCAATGGAGGTCAGCAGCACAGTGGAATAGTATCAAGCAGTGATACAGTTAGTAGGATTAATTCCATGTTGGTTTTGGTGTCTATAAGTGAAGTGttctaaaataacaaaaagatgAATTGCAGCCAAATACACTTGGCCCAGTTGTGGTCCATGAAATCCAATGTCCTGCAGGTTTTTGTCCTTGTCTTCTTGTTTAAAAAGTATCAGATGCGGTTGTTTTGGAAAGGATTGGATGAACTTTTCCATGTTGTCAGCACTTGAAAGGATAGGAAGgaagaaaatatatatagtTATGATACATTAAGTCCTTGTTTCTAACTTGTAATTGGATAGTTTTATCAGGAACTATCCCATTTTTTTGTTGGACTCCTTATGTGCCACCTGTGGTGAGAGGATGAAGGTAGATACAGCTTTGAGGGATACGTGCTGTAACTGCTTTATGTTATAGCATGCATCATACTTGAAGATACCTTTTGTAACATTGCTTGTTTCCCTCCTCAGCTGTTCCTCTTTCACAATGTGACCATCATCCATCCTGAGGACTTCACTCAGTGTACAACACGTGGAAGTTTTGTCACACGTTGGCATGAAACGGCCTACAACATGTTCACATTTTCCTGCCTGTTCCTGCTGCCGCTGGTCATCATGATCACCTGTTACACAAGGATCTTCTGTGAGATCTCCAAACGGCTGAGAAAGGACAACTGTAAGTTTAAATTGAGGCTGAGGTTAAGTGGATCAGTTTACATGAGTTGGAAGCACTTATATAACATAACCATCACTGCTCACTATGTTTGACCCCTTTATTAGCAGAGGCACATTTATAAAAGctgtactgtttttgtttaatttgattgttgttttgattgtttgatTTAATGTATTGTGCTCTTCAGCCCACCTGAGGATGTAACTTAATGATTTTCAGGCAGTAGTAATCATAAGGGGTTGGTTCACCCAGATTTcaacaaaatgcattttctcACTCTCCTCCAGTGGTGAGTATATGAGATATTGGTTTGTCTGAAATTTCTACAAGGAAGGTGGCTGAAATCTGCTTTCATGGTGTCCAAAGTGAGAAAGATAACAattaaaaattcaacagcaacatGTCTTCCCAGTCTTGGTAATGCTGGATAGTCCTCAGACAACACCATGCAcaattttcataaaataaatcagtgattgCTGATTATTCAGAGAAACAGGGACTATGGTTTTTGAGAGAGATGTTGTGGCAAGGATCTAGGAAAGGTAATGTTAGTCTGTTAGTTGAGCTACCACtttggtctagactgaaatatctcaacaactactggatggattgccatgaaagtCATGATCCTcaaaggatgaatcctactgaatATGGTGATCCCCTGACTGTTCCTTTAGTGCCAtcataacattaacattttgggTTTAAGTGATATGTCTTGAGAACTACTGGATGaactgacatgaaattttgCATGTATTTCCATGGGGTAAGAGGAAGAATTTTAACTGGTGACCCCTTATATCACATTTGATTTCTGACTAAATACCCACAAAACTAggcattcccatcagcctcagctaaACTTTTGTTTAGTGCTAACTAGCAAATGTTGGCATAACACACTGAACTAAGATGAggtgaacatggtaaactaTACATGCTTAACATCTGCAcgttagcattgtcactgtaagcctgttagcatgttgacattagcatttagctcaaagtgcAAATAGTGTGATTGTAGACtgttagttttatttaaatgccATTTTCAATGCTGTTAGCAGAAATCTCAAACAAACCTTTCACTGGGCCAATAAAGGCAAACAAATCTGCAATTTGAGGaacatttttgtaatttgggtgaaccaaGCTTTTAAACACACTGCAAAGCAATTCTTGTACTACATGATTTgcacaatattttaaaaagaattacACTTTGCATAtattaaataatacatttacagtttgtgGCAAGCATTTTATAAtagttgctttgttttgtttctgtcaccCGTTCTGCCCCCAGTGCCCTCCAATGAAATGCATTTGCGTTGTTCGAAGAATAACATCCCCAGAGCCCGGATGAGAACTCTAAAAATGAGTATCGTGattgtcttgtcttttattATCTGCTGGACTCCGTACTACCTGCTGGGGCTGTGGTACTGGTTCTTCCCCGATGACCTGGAGGGAAAAGTCTCTCACTCACTGACCCACATTCTGTTCATCTTCGGTCTCGTCAACGCCTGTCTGGACCCAGTCATCTATGGCTTGTTCACCATT
Coding sequences within:
- the LOC108877053 gene encoding LOW QUALITY PROTEIN: gonadotropin-releasing hormone II receptor-like (The sequence of the model RefSeq protein was modified relative to this genomic sequence to represent the inferred CDS: deleted 1 base in 1 codon) — protein: MNATLCDSAVTMYHLTTDHQPNASCNCSSPPSTWTAGGDAPQLPTFSTAAKVRVIITFILCAVSAFCNLAVLWAAHSDGKRKSHVRVLIINLTVADLLVTFIVMPVDAVWNITVQWLAGDFACRLLMFLKLQAMYSCAFVTVVISLDRQSAILNPLAINEARKRNRIMLSVAWGMSVMLSVPQLFLFHNVTIIHPEDFTQCTTRGSFVTRWHETAYNMFTFSCLFLLPLVIMITCYTRIFCEISKRLRKDNLPSNEMHLRCSKNNIPRARMRTLKMSIVIVLSFIICWTPYYLLGLWYWFFPDDLEGKVSHSLTHILFIFGLVNACLDPVIYGLFTIHFRKGLRRRYCNAATASDQDNNTVITTSLSCAANSFPLKREVSPASQEEFMLCSYNHSKAESTSPGSAFLPADNDVARDQSSPESTI